A region from the Actinomycetes bacterium genome encodes:
- a CDS encoding Bax inhibitor-1/YccA family protein — protein sequence MAAQMMQNEGGNPAFDKPEVKQALASSDPRPMTVGGVALKTLLYLIALLIAGSWGWNATVDPATADAADGYGTVTVTVPGGFWIASLLAFGVGIYTSLNPRRAMVPGFIYALLQGYILGAISAMFDSQTEGIVAAAVAATVCVFAVSLLLYVTRIVKPTARMAFGVAAGLGGLALFYLFVWVLAIFDAPFLYSEEFRAVGLVVTIAAIVLAALTLTLNFAAIESGVQTGAPKWLEWYSAYGLMVTLIWLYLMLLRLLAILGRR from the coding sequence ATGGCCGCACAGATGATGCAGAACGAAGGCGGAAACCCGGCCTTCGACAAGCCCGAGGTGAAGCAGGCCCTGGCGAGTTCGGACCCGCGCCCCATGACAGTGGGTGGGGTCGCGCTCAAGACGTTGCTGTACCTCATCGCCCTGCTGATCGCTGGTTCGTGGGGCTGGAATGCGACAGTCGACCCCGCCACGGCCGACGCTGCTGATGGGTACGGAACCGTCACGGTCACGGTGCCCGGTGGTTTCTGGATCGCCTCGCTGCTGGCTTTCGGAGTCGGGATCTACACGTCGCTCAACCCCAGACGGGCGATGGTGCCCGGGTTCATCTACGCCCTGTTGCAGGGCTACATCCTCGGTGCGATCTCCGCCATGTTCGACTCCCAGACCGAGGGCATCGTGGCGGCCGCTGTTGCGGCCACGGTTTGTGTGTTCGCGGTGTCGTTGCTGCTGTACGTCACCCGGATTGTGAAGCCAACCGCACGGATGGCCTTCGGGGTGGCCGCCGGCCTGGGCGGTCTCGCGCTGTTCTACCTGTTCGTGTGGGTACTCGCGATCTTCGACGCCCCGTTCCTCTATTCAGAGGAGTTCCGTGCTGTCGGGCTGGTGGTGACCATCGCCGCGATCGTGCTGGCGGCACTCACACTCACCCTCAACTTCGCGGCAATCGAGAGCGGGGTGCAGACCGGGGCACCGAAGTGGCTCGAGTGGTACAGCGCCTACGGGCTGATGGTCACCCTGATCTGGCTGTACCTGATGCTCCTGCGTTTGCTGGCAATCCTCGGCCGCCGCTAG
- a CDS encoding lipocalin family protein, which yields MLCRSDASGGSRQPEKGVMRTNNLVRLAFLPLALVVAACAPMAGPERTTTVESVDVERYLGTWYEVASIKQFFSVGLVNSTAEYSLLPNGNIRVFNSGNYFSADGPRSEIIGSAVPVDSTNSRLNVSFTGFNSAEPPGNYWVVDLDPDYQWAIVSNPGGDTGFILSRTKQISDELRAELLQRAADAGVDTSRMTVTEQF from the coding sequence ATGCTTTGCAGATCGGATGCATCCGGTGGGTCCCGCCAGCCCGAAAAAGGGGTCATGCGTACAAACAATCTGGTCCGTCTCGCCTTTCTGCCCCTCGCGCTCGTGGTTGCTGCATGCGCCCCGATGGCCGGCCCGGAGCGCACGACCACCGTCGAATCGGTGGACGTGGAGCGCTACCTGGGCACCTGGTACGAGGTTGCGAGCATCAAGCAGTTCTTCTCGGTCGGCCTCGTCAACAGCACCGCCGAGTACTCGCTCCTGCCCAACGGCAATATCCGGGTGTTCAACTCCGGTAACTACTTCTCCGCCGACGGACCACGGTCGGAGATCATCGGCTCGGCCGTTCCGGTTGACTCGACCAATTCACGCCTCAATGTCTCGTTCACCGGCTTCAACTCGGCGGAGCCGCCCGGGAACTACTGGGTCGTCGACCTCGACCCGGACTACCAGTGGGCGATCGTGAGCAACCCCGGCGGTGACACCGGCTTCATCCTCTCGAGGACGAAGCAGATCTCCGACGAGCTCCGGGCCGAACTGCTCCAGCGGGCCGCTGATGCGGGCGTGGACACGTCACGTATGACAGTCACCGAGCAGTTCTGA
- a CDS encoding MFS transporter, whose amino-acid sequence MTGPDHEDQPNAARSSAAVSPTAADEGPDSAAAGARQWTGFGFLALALLVIALDLSVTDVAVPSIVSDLGVSADDASLVVTVYMVVASSFMVLMGKVSDLVGARKAFLVGAATFAVGSFITGIAPNFGILILGRVIQGLVLAITIPASMSILNHEFPSGPSRATAFSVWTAVIGSAMALGPLVGGFLSTYASWRWAFFINVPIMVVAVVGSSMTIRPIAVKLVEKGFDLLGAGLLVIGVASITFALQEATSLGWWSPDRDTILGGAATWDLPVSPVPILLAVGIVLVAGFVYLERVRVRRGLGVVLELKLFRVPTFTWGTAAAALMTAGVFGLLLMIPLYAQYVLDKDPLGAGIALAPLGVGMALGGPIISRINVSQRVAVIWTLAVQPIATLSLVPLISADAATWWLAPALVVNGFAWGAAYSILVSMLLADVPETLSGVAGGTQTSARLLAGAIGGALLTTVLLGSVNLAESGVDESELTSSERTELEQLYEFSAQVHPPTTDSGDTVAEKKSDEAFASAIEQTKDDMARGIRFAVVGAAVFAAGGYLCGRRLRHALDEEAAAAETPAGAGKPA is encoded by the coding sequence GTGACCGGACCCGACCACGAAGACCAACCAAACGCTGCACGGTCAAGCGCCGCCGTTTCACCAACCGCTGCAGACGAGGGCCCCGACAGCGCAGCTGCGGGAGCCCGCCAGTGGACAGGGTTCGGATTCCTGGCGCTCGCGCTGCTGGTCATCGCACTCGACCTCTCGGTAACTGACGTCGCGGTGCCGTCGATCGTGTCGGACCTGGGTGTGTCGGCCGACGACGCCAGCCTCGTCGTCACCGTCTACATGGTCGTCGCCTCGTCATTCATGGTCCTCATGGGCAAGGTGTCGGACCTCGTGGGAGCCCGCAAGGCCTTCCTCGTCGGTGCGGCCACCTTCGCAGTGGGATCCTTCATCACCGGCATCGCCCCCAACTTCGGGATCCTGATCCTCGGCCGGGTCATCCAGGGACTGGTGCTCGCCATCACGATTCCCGCCTCGATGTCGATCCTCAACCACGAGTTCCCGAGCGGTCCGTCGCGAGCCACTGCTTTCTCGGTCTGGACCGCAGTGATCGGCTCCGCGATGGCACTCGGTCCACTGGTCGGCGGTTTCCTGTCGACCTATGCCTCGTGGCGATGGGCGTTCTTCATCAACGTGCCGATCATGGTCGTAGCGGTGGTCGGCTCCTCGATGACGATCCGACCAATCGCAGTGAAGCTTGTCGAGAAGGGCTTCGACCTGCTCGGCGCGGGCCTTCTGGTCATCGGCGTCGCGAGCATCACGTTCGCGCTGCAGGAGGCCACGAGCCTCGGTTGGTGGTCCCCCGATCGTGACACCATCCTCGGGGGAGCGGCCACGTGGGACCTGCCCGTGTCGCCGGTGCCCATCCTCCTCGCCGTGGGCATCGTGCTCGTGGCCGGGTTCGTGTACCTGGAGCGGGTGCGTGTGCGACGCGGGCTGGGCGTCGTGCTCGAGCTGAAGCTGTTCCGGGTCCCCACGTTCACATGGGGAACGGCCGCCGCAGCGCTGATGACCGCGGGCGTGTTCGGGCTGCTGCTGATGATCCCGCTCTACGCGCAGTACGTGCTCGACAAGGACCCGCTCGGCGCAGGTATCGCCCTCGCCCCTCTCGGCGTGGGCATGGCACTTGGTGGTCCGATCATCTCGCGGATCAACGTCTCCCAGCGCGTCGCCGTCATATGGACCCTGGCCGTGCAGCCAATAGCAACTCTGTCGCTGGTGCCTCTCATTTCGGCAGATGCCGCGACGTGGTGGCTGGCTCCGGCCCTCGTGGTCAACGGCTTCGCGTGGGGTGCCGCATATTCGATCCTGGTGTCGATGCTGCTCGCGGATGTGCCCGAGACACTGTCGGGAGTCGCCGGCGGAACCCAGACTTCGGCCCGTCTCCTCGCCGGCGCCATCGGTGGTGCGTTGCTCACCACGGTCCTGCTCGGCTCGGTAAACCTCGCAGAGTCCGGAGTCGACGAATCGGAGCTCACGAGTTCCGAGCGCACGGAGCTCGAGCAGCTCTACGAGTTCTCCGCACAGGTTCACCCTCCGACCACCGATTCGGGCGACACCGTGGCCGAGAAGAAGAGCGACGAGGCGTTTGCATCGGCGATCGAACAGACGAAGGACGACATGGCGCGCGGCATTCGCTTCGCGGTCGTCGGCGCGGCTGTGTTCGCAGCCGGCGGCTACCTGTGCGGCAGGCGGTTGCGCCATGCGCTCGATGAGGAAGCGGCCGCGGCCGAAACACCGGCCGGTGCGGGGAAACCCGCGTAG
- a CDS encoding SDR family oxidoreductase — protein MRVLVMGATGYIGGRLVPLLISEGHHVRCLTRRPASLTGVPWADQVEIVEGDALEAESLVPAFDGIDVVYYLVHSIGTGADFEESDRRAARNSALAARDAGVHRIVYLGGFVPQGESASPHLASRAEVGQIFLDCEVPAVVLQAGVIIGSGSASFEMLRYLTERLPVMVTPRWVHSLVQPIAVRDVLSYLQRVLELDHDTNRRFDIGGPDVVSYREMMQRYARVAGLRHRWIIPVPVLSPWLSSQWVNVVTPVPKAIAQPLIESLRNNAVASENDIESLIPTERYGFDESVRRALEKIGRAEVQTRWSGAEWPGAPSDPIPTDPEWSGGTAYRDYRTEVVVAESERLWRVVEGIGGERGWYSFPLAWGIRGLLDRLAGGVGLRRGRRDPDQLVVGDAVDFWRVEVVDRPRLLRLRAEMRLPGQAWLEFEVEDLGTGSCRLAQRASFIPHGLLGHAYWWAVSPLHNIVFGSMIANLAEAAERQLRTAR, from the coding sequence ATGAGAGTCCTCGTGATGGGAGCGACCGGCTACATCGGCGGGCGACTTGTGCCTCTGCTGATCTCGGAAGGTCACCACGTGAGGTGCCTGACCCGCCGCCCGGCGAGCCTCACTGGAGTCCCGTGGGCGGACCAGGTCGAGATCGTCGAGGGTGATGCCCTGGAAGCGGAATCGCTGGTGCCGGCATTCGATGGCATCGACGTCGTCTACTACCTGGTTCACTCGATCGGCACCGGAGCCGACTTCGAGGAGTCGGACCGTCGTGCGGCCCGCAACTCGGCCCTGGCGGCGCGAGATGCCGGTGTGCACAGGATCGTCTACCTGGGGGGCTTCGTTCCCCAAGGCGAATCAGCCTCTCCGCACCTCGCCTCGAGGGCGGAAGTGGGCCAGATCTTCCTCGACTGCGAAGTCCCCGCGGTGGTGCTGCAGGCGGGTGTGATCATTGGCAGTGGCTCGGCGTCGTTCGAGATGCTCCGGTACCTGACCGAGCGACTGCCGGTCATGGTCACACCCCGATGGGTTCACTCGCTGGTGCAGCCCATCGCCGTGCGCGACGTGCTCTCGTACCTCCAACGCGTACTCGAACTCGACCACGACACGAACCGGCGATTCGACATCGGTGGCCCCGACGTCGTCTCTTACCGGGAGATGATGCAGCGATACGCCCGGGTTGCGGGACTACGGCACCGATGGATCATCCCCGTGCCCGTGTTGTCGCCCTGGCTGTCGAGCCAGTGGGTCAACGTTGTCACACCCGTTCCGAAGGCCATCGCCCAGCCGCTCATAGAGTCGCTGCGCAACAACGCCGTGGCATCGGAAAACGACATCGAATCGCTGATTCCCACCGAACGCTACGGGTTCGACGAATCGGTACGCCGCGCCCTGGAGAAGATCGGCCGGGCCGAGGTGCAGACACGGTGGTCGGGAGCAGAGTGGCCGGGAGCACCGAGCGACCCGATACCGACCGACCCCGAGTGGAGCGGTGGCACTGCCTACCGGGATTACCGCACCGAAGTCGTAGTCGCAGAATCGGAAAGGCTGTGGCGGGTGGTTGAGGGAATCGGCGGTGAACGGGGCTGGTACTCGTTCCCCCTCGCGTGGGGGATCAGGGGGCTACTCGACCGGCTGGCCGGAGGTGTGGGACTGCGGCGCGGCCGCCGCGATCCCGACCAACTGGTGGTCGGCGACGCAGTGGACTTCTGGCGCGTGGAAGTGGTGGACCGACCCCGCCTGCTGCGCCTGCGTGCCGAGATGCGACTGCCCGGACAGGCGTGGCTGGAGTTCGAGGTCGAGGACCTGGGAACGGGCAGCTGCAGGTTGGCCCAGAGAGCCTCGTTCATACCTCACGGGCTCCTGGGCCATGCCTACTGGTGGGCGGTGAGCCCCTTGCACAACATCGTGTTCGGGTCGATGATCGCCAATCTCGCCGAAGCAGCGGAGCGGCAGCTCAGAACTGCTCGGTGA
- a CDS encoding nuclear transport factor 2 family protein: MGNSPNATAARLLDAVADRDVEAVVACFEPDGTWQNVPHSPARGREAIRAMLDPILRRSSQVRWDVVTESYDEHTAWLERVDRFWIDGIEHAVKCNGVLEFDPETGLIRELRDYVDLGEWRARVAHISF; encoded by the coding sequence ATGGGGAACTCACCGAACGCGACCGCGGCCCGACTGCTCGATGCCGTGGCGGATCGCGATGTAGAGGCCGTTGTGGCGTGCTTCGAGCCGGACGGCACCTGGCAGAACGTGCCGCACTCGCCCGCCAGAGGTCGCGAGGCGATAAGGGCAATGCTCGACCCCATCCTGCGCCGCAGCAGCCAGGTGCGTTGGGACGTCGTCACGGAGTCATACGACGAACACACGGCATGGCTGGAACGGGTGGACCGCTTCTGGATCGACGGCATCGAGCACGCCGTGAAGTGCAACGGGGTCCTCGAGTTCGACCCCGAGACCGGTCTGATCAGAGAACTGCGCGACTACGTGGATCTCGGTGAGTGGCGCGCGCGCGTGGCTCACATCAGCTTCTGA
- a CDS encoding deoxyribodipyrimidine photo-lyase → MPMFSETADVEPRESRTGAVWFRRDLRLEGNPAWAQATNNHDRVVGIFVLEPSLIDAAGARRRDALFANLRALDARLRQLGGGLSVRAGPATTTVPSMVSECSGGALYVNRDQSPFARSRDAAVSLAVEAPVIQLDGSTVHAPGAVLTRAGSLSKVFTPFYRRWIETPIEPWPEPGPAEVFELPGKGVPAPSEQPGFQPGEAGASARLEEWLEMVDQYGESRDLLADSGTSMLSADLHFGTVSARAVVERVGNATEGRAAFVRQLAWRDWWAHTLADQPDLPRRSIGAGYDRIDWTNDPRDIAAWEGGRTGFPVVDAAMNQLLQTGWMHNRARMIAASFLVKDLLVDWRHGERFFRRHLVDGDVAQNAGNWQWVAGTGPDAAPYFRVFNPTTQARKFDPGGDYIRRWVPELAALAPPHIHEPAAAPVDVLEAAGVRLGHTYPHPIVDHSLARERVIHAYKAALG, encoded by the coding sequence ATGCCAATGTTCAGTGAGACCGCTGACGTCGAGCCCCGTGAATCCCGTACCGGGGCGGTGTGGTTCCGTCGCGACCTCCGCCTCGAGGGCAACCCGGCCTGGGCTCAAGCGACCAACAATCACGACAGAGTGGTCGGCATCTTCGTGCTGGAGCCGAGCCTGATAGATGCCGCCGGCGCCCGTCGTCGAGACGCGCTGTTCGCCAATCTCCGAGCCCTCGACGCGAGGCTCCGACAGCTCGGAGGTGGCCTCAGCGTGCGAGCTGGACCCGCTACGACGACGGTGCCCTCGATGGTGTCCGAGTGCAGCGGCGGAGCGCTCTACGTCAACCGCGACCAGTCCCCCTTCGCCCGATCGCGCGACGCAGCGGTTTCGCTGGCGGTCGAGGCGCCGGTCATCCAGTTGGACGGCTCGACCGTGCACGCCCCCGGAGCCGTGCTCACTCGTGCCGGCTCTCTGTCCAAAGTGTTCACCCCGTTCTACCGAAGATGGATCGAGACACCGATCGAACCATGGCCGGAGCCCGGCCCAGCGGAGGTGTTCGAGCTCCCGGGCAAGGGCGTGCCCGCTCCCAGCGAGCAGCCCGGCTTCCAGCCCGGCGAGGCCGGCGCATCGGCGCGCCTGGAGGAATGGCTGGAGATGGTCGACCAGTACGGCGAGAGCCGCGACCTGCTGGCCGATTCCGGCACCTCGATGCTGTCGGCCGACCTGCACTTCGGCACCGTGTCGGCCCGGGCGGTCGTGGAACGGGTCGGCAATGCAACTGAAGGGCGGGCCGCGTTCGTGCGACAGCTCGCATGGCGCGACTGGTGGGCGCACACACTCGCCGATCAACCGGACCTGCCCCGCCGATCGATCGGTGCGGGCTACGACCGGATCGACTGGACCAACGATCCCCGCGACATCGCCGCGTGGGAAGGGGGCCGAACAGGATTCCCGGTGGTCGACGCCGCCATGAACCAGCTTCTCCAGACCGGATGGATGCACAACCGCGCCCGGATGATCGCAGCGAGCTTCCTGGTGAAGGACCTTCTCGTGGACTGGCGGCACGGCGAGCGGTTCTTCCGCCGCCACCTCGTCGACGGGGATGTCGCCCAGAACGCAGGCAACTGGCAGTGGGTCGCGGGCACCGGCCCAGACGCCGCGCCATACTTCAGGGTGTTCAATCCGACGACGCAGGCTCGGAAGTTCGACCCCGGCGGCGACTACATCCGCCGTTGGGTTCCGGAGTTGGCCGCCCTCGCGCCGCCCCACATCCACGAACCAGCAGCGGCCCCGGTTGACGTGCTCGAAGCAGCAGGAGTGCGTCTCGGACACACATACCCGCACCCGATCGTGGACCACTCGCTGGCGCGCGAGAGAGTGATTCACGCGTACAAGGCGGCGCTTGGATGA
- a CDS encoding sulfatase-like hydrolase/transferase, translating to MRFIYFDIDTLRADHLGCAGYHRDTTPNIDALAADGVRFENVYASDVPCLPSRTALITGRFGTRNGVVNHGGAAADPIPEGARREFFSRFGFTSWAGAFYWSGWRTASFSSFPFRHSAQWWNTGFMEAANLMRGMGGECAHQVTPGVLDWLDRNGETDNWFLHVHLWDPHTPYNTPEDYGNPFADDPAPAWHTEEVRAANWDLPGPHSAQEPWGYSPDEWGKPPPRQPWNLASMHDVKKAFDGYDVGIRYADRHVGIVMDKLAELGVGDETAVLVSSDHGEAFGELGVYADHQAADEATCHIPSVLRWPGVAPRTYSGLHYHLDVAATATELAGIEPPKRWDGISVAAELGEGTEAGREHLVLTQGAWSCQRGVRTADGDLYLRTWHDGHHGHWPEEMLFDIEADPHEQVDLATARPERTAELAGVLEHWTAAQLEAGPARTDPMDVVLAEGGPYHTRRHLPAYLDRLRETGRGRWAEVLEDRHPDET from the coding sequence GTGCGGTTCATCTACTTCGACATAGACACACTGCGCGCTGACCACCTCGGTTGCGCCGGCTACCACCGCGACACCACCCCCAACATCGACGCGCTCGCGGCCGACGGGGTGCGTTTCGAAAACGTGTACGCGAGCGATGTGCCGTGCCTGCCCAGTCGCACCGCCCTGATCACAGGACGCTTCGGCACCCGCAACGGGGTGGTCAACCATGGCGGCGCCGCTGCGGACCCGATTCCCGAAGGTGCCCGGCGCGAGTTCTTCTCCCGGTTCGGATTCACGTCCTGGGCCGGCGCCTTCTACTGGTCGGGCTGGCGGACTGCATCGTTCTCGTCGTTCCCCTTCCGCCATTCGGCGCAGTGGTGGAACACAGGGTTCATGGAGGCGGCGAACCTGATGCGCGGGATGGGCGGCGAATGCGCACACCAGGTGACGCCCGGAGTCCTCGACTGGCTCGACCGCAACGGTGAAACCGACAACTGGTTCCTGCACGTGCACCTCTGGGATCCACACACCCCGTACAACACCCCCGAGGACTACGGGAATCCGTTTGCCGACGATCCGGCACCTGCCTGGCACACCGAGGAAGTGCGGGCCGCGAACTGGGACTTGCCGGGGCCCCACAGCGCGCAGGAACCATGGGGATACAGCCCCGACGAGTGGGGCAAGCCGCCACCTCGCCAGCCGTGGAACCTCGCGTCGATGCACGATGTGAAGAAGGCGTTCGACGGATATGACGTGGGCATCCGCTACGCGGACCGGCACGTTGGCATCGTGATGGACAAGCTGGCCGAGCTCGGGGTTGGCGACGAGACCGCCGTGCTCGTGTCATCCGACCACGGGGAGGCCTTCGGCGAGCTCGGCGTCTACGCGGACCACCAGGCCGCCGACGAGGCGACGTGTCACATCCCATCGGTGCTGCGATGGCCAGGCGTTGCACCCCGCACCTACTCGGGTCTGCACTACCACCTCGATGTCGCAGCCACGGCCACGGAGCTCGCGGGAATCGAACCGCCGAAGCGGTGGGACGGCATTTCGGTGGCAGCCGAGCTGGGCGAGGGAACTGAGGCGGGTCGCGAGCACCTCGTGCTGACCCAGGGTGCATGGTCATGCCAGCGCGGCGTGCGCACAGCGGATGGCGACCTCTACCTGCGCACCTGGCACGACGGTCATCACGGCCACTGGCCCGAGGAGATGCTCTTCGACATCGAAGCCGACCCCCACGAACAGGTCGACCTCGCCACTGCTCGGCCGGAGCGAACTGCCGAACTCGCCGGCGTGCTGGAGCACTGGACCGCCGCGCAGCTCGAAGCGGGACCCGCGCGAACAGACCCGATGGATGTGGTGCTTGCGGAGGGCGGTCCGTACCACACGCGCCGACACCTTCCCGCCTACCTCGATCGGCTCCGCGAAACAGGTCGCGGCCGCTGGGCCGAGGTTCTGGAAGACCGTCACCCCGACGAGACGTGA